The Trueperaceae bacterium sequence CCATCGCGGTGCGCCAGTCCTCGCGCGACGTCTGCGAGAACGGGTTCGCGAACGTCTCGGTGGGGGCGTACGCGACGGCGTGCACCACGAAGTCGAGACGCCCGAACTCGGCGCGGATCCGTTCGAACAGCGCATCGAGGTCGGCGTCGTCGGTGACGTCGCACGTCGCCAACAGGGGCGCGTCGAGGTCGCTCGTGAGCTTCTCGAGGGTGGGGCGGAGGCGTTCGCCCTGGTAGCTGAACGCCAGCCGGGCGCCGGCGTCGGCCAGCGGACGCGCGATCTGCCAGGCGATCGAACGCTGGTTCGTCACGCCCATCACGAGGCCGGTCTTGCCGGTCAGGTCGACGGTGAACATGGTGGGTCCTCCCCGCGGCGCCGCAGTCCCCGGCGCGCCGTGCGATGCGGGACTCTACCGCACGGGCGCGCCCTCACGCCTCCTGCGCGGCGCGGCGCAGCGCCTCCGGGTCGTCCCCCATCACCCCGTCGACGCCGCTGCGCAGGAGGCGGACGACGTCGTTCGCGTCGTTCACCGTCCAGACGTGCACCGGCAGACCGCGGGCGTGCGCCCGCGCGACGAGGCCGGGCGTCGCGCTACGCGCCTCGGGATGCACCGCGTCGACGTGCAGCAGGCGCGCCCACGGCACCCCGCGCAGCATCATGGGCACCTCGGGCGCCGTCAGGAACGCCGTGCGCACCTCCGGCGCGAGGAGCCGGACGCGGGCGAGGGCGAACGGGTCGAAGCTCGAGATCAGGACGCGGTCGTCCACGCCGCTCGCGCGGACCGCCTGCACCAGGTCGCGCTCCAGCGCCCACGACCGGAGGACGCCGCGCAGCGTCCGCGGGTCCGACTTGACCTCGAGGTTCAGGACCGACCCGCGCGCGTCGCGCGCGGCCCGCAGGAGCGTCTCGAGCGTCACCAGGTCGGGCCGCGCGGTGCGCAGCGCCGCGAACCGCCACTTGCGGATCGGGCGGCCGTCGAGCTCCAGGTCGTGGAACAACACGAGGTGCCCGTCGGCGGTGCGCTGCACGTCGGTCTCGAGGCCGTCGAGGTGGGCGAAGGCGAGGTCGAACGCCGCCATCGTGTTCTCCGGCGCCGGGCCGCGGGCGCCGCGGTGCCCGAACGTCCAGGGGCGGGGGCGGTGGACGCCGGGCAGCGGCCGGGGGCGCCACCCGGGACCGAACCACCAGGCGACCAGAACGACCGTCGTCAGAAGCATCGCGGCGAACGACATGGCCTCAGGATACCGCGCCCCGGACCACCGTCCGGCGCGTGCGTCGCTGCTACGCTGCGACGGAAAGGACGCCGCGTGCCCGACCCCGCCTCCAACCCACCCCCGTCGCCCGACGCCGCACCCCGCCCGCTGGCGACGGTCGGCGCCCTGGTCCTCGACCCGCAGGGCCGCGGGCTGTTCGTCCGGACCGCGAAGTGGCGGGACACGTGGGGGGTGCCCGGCGGGAAGATCGAGCCGGGCGAAGCGATCCTGGACGCGGTCCTCCGCGAACTGTTCGAGGAGACCGCCCTCGTCGTGCGCGACGTGCGGTGGGCGCCGACCCTCGAGGCGGTCCGTAGCCCCGCCTTCTTCACCGACGCGCACTTCGTCCTCCTCAACATGACCGCCCGGACCGACGACCCGTCCCCCCTCGCCCTGAACGACGAGGCGCAGGAGGCCGGCTGGTGGCCACCCCGCGACGCGCTGCTGCACCTGGACCTCAACGCCCCCACCCGGGCGCTGGTCCGGCACGTCCTCGCGCACGGCGCCGGGGGGCCGTCCGTCACGCGGCCCGACGGGACCGCCGCACCGTGAGCGATCCCGCCATCCCCCCCGAGCGCCCCGCGGCGCTCGTGACGGGGTCGGCGCGTGGCATCGGCCGCGCCGCCGCGCTCCGCCTCGCGGCGGACGGCCTGGACGTCGCCGTGCACTACCGCGCGAGCGCCGCCGCGGCGGAGGCCGTCGCGTCGGAGGTCCGCACGCTCGGCGTGCGGGCGGCGACGCTGCAGGCGGACGTCACGGTGCAGGACGAGGCGGAACGCCTCGTCGACGACGCCGTCGCGGCGTTCGGCCGCCTGGACGTGGTCGTCAACAACGTCGGGGATTACGCCAAGGGGTCGCTCGCGGAGCTCGACGCCGGCACCTGGCACGCGATGATCGATTCGAACCTGCACGCGACCTTCTACGTCTGCCAGCGGGCGGTCCCGCACCTGCGGACGCACGGGCGGGGCCGCATCGTGAACGTCGGCTACGCCGGCAGCGACACCCTCGTCGCGAAACCGGCGGTCGCGCCGTACCAGATCGCGAAGACCGGCGCGTTGCTGTACGCCCGCGGCCTCGCGCGCGAGGAGGCGCCGCACGGCACGACCGTGAACGTCGTCGCGCCGGGCGTGATCGAGAACAGCGTCTCGCGCCCCACCGGACAGATCCCGATGGAGCGGCTCGGCGAACTCCGCGAGGTCGCCGCCGCCATCGCCTTCCTCGCCAGCGAGGAGGCCGGCTACGTCACCGGCGCGTTCGTGCCGGTCGCCGGCGGCTGGAACCTGTGAACGACGGCGCGGACCTCGCGCCGTTCGCCGTCCCCCCGACGCCCGACCCGGCCGGCTTCCTCCGCACCGACCCCGTCCCGCGCGACCGGCGTGCGGCGGCGCGCGTCAACCGCCTGCCCCTCGTCGCGCACCTCTACGAACCGCTCTGGCGGGGCCGCAGCGCGGCGCTGTTGACGCGGGGGCACTACCGCACCCGGCAGGAGCGCGCGACGTTGAGCCGCTGGCTGCTGCCGGCCTGCGATCCCGCCGGCCCGGGCGGCGGCCGAATCCTCGACG is a genomic window containing:
- a CDS encoding glycerophosphodiester phosphodiesterase, translating into MSFAAMLLTTVVLVAWWFGPGWRPRPLPGVHRPRPWTFGHRGARGPAPENTMAAFDLAFAHLDGLETDVQRTADGHLVLFHDLELDGRPIRKWRFAALRTARPDLVTLETLLRAARDARGSVLNLEVKSDPRTLRGVLRSWALERDLVQAVRASGVDDRVLISSFDPFALARVRLLAPEVRTAFLTAPEVPMMLRGVPWARLLHVDAVHPEARSATPGLVARAHARGLPVHVWTVNDANDVVRLLRSGVDGVMGDDPEALRRAAQEA
- a CDS encoding NUDIX domain-containing protein, coding for MPDPASNPPPSPDAAPRPLATVGALVLDPQGRGLFVRTAKWRDTWGVPGGKIEPGEAILDAVLRELFEETALVVRDVRWAPTLEAVRSPAFFTDAHFVLLNMTARTDDPSPLALNDEAQEAGWWPPRDALLHLDLNAPTRALVRHVLAHGAGGPSVTRPDGTAAP
- a CDS encoding SDR family oxidoreductase is translated as MSDPAIPPERPAALVTGSARGIGRAAALRLAADGLDVAVHYRASAAAAEAVASEVRTLGVRAATLQADVTVQDEAERLVDDAVAAFGRLDVVVNNVGDYAKGSLAELDAGTWHAMIDSNLHATFYVCQRAVPHLRTHGRGRIVNVGYAGSDTLVAKPAVAPYQIAKTGALLYARGLAREEAPHGTTVNVVAPGVIENSVSRPTGQIPMERLGELREVAAAIAFLASEEAGYVTGAFVPVAGGWNL